The segment CTTTGTCTCCCATGCTTGGGTGAAATACTTAACGTGTTTAATGTTGGCATTATAAGAGGAACATGGTGAACATATGCGGTTTATATCTGTGCTCAAGTGTTTTACTAAAAGAACATTGGATGTATTAATTTAAAGATACCACATGTCTGTTAGACAgaataatcaaatcaaatctatTCAGTCTTCTTCTTAGAACTAGCACAACATCttcttctgtcttctgtctgATGAACTGTCATCCGACTTCAATTTTGTTAACAACACTACCACTAATAAGCCAGATTCCTGTTTGTCTGAGCTTCCCGTTTTCAGACGTGTTAGCAATGCTAAGCAAAAAATGGAAAAGTTcctatatattttaatttcagttggcATTTGGGGCACCTGGCATATAAAACATTGTTTGATATAAAAATGATATCTTTATATCTCCTTTCCACGCTAAttaaacaagactaaaagtCCCCAGCTGTactagctgctctgtgaggcaTCGTTCATGCTGATGTTTATCAGGTTTACCGCTgcagtttagcgtgttagcatgctggcaTGTCCATATTAGCATTTAACAAAGTGAGgttgatggaaatgtcattagtAATCGACAAattaaaactttgacctgcacttgaagaaaagttaagggatcgtCAATTTTCTTACAATTCATCCTCAAGGGAACATGAACTTGTGTATCAAATTTCATGTTGATTCATCCAAcggttgttgagacattttactcaaaaccGTAAAAAAAACTGTCAGGGGATCATCAGCATCAACAGGATTCATCCTATGGGGACCGTACAAAATGTCTGTAAAGATTTTCATAGCAGTCCATCTAATGCttgagatatttcaatctgGTCCAAAGTGGTAGACCGACTGGTAGCCATGCCACTAGTGTGATGAAAAACAAGTCTTTTTATACACAAATGAACgtaaatgcacacatacacatataaacagcacacacacaaactgatgtGACACTTTGTGAAGCACCAATCTGTTTATGGTGGTCTAAAAATAGAGCACTTGGATCTAGTGACGCATTTTCTCACCGGAGAGGGACAGGGACCACCAGGTCAGGAAAACCTGctgcagacagggacagagagaaagagttggGATGAGGAAAGAATTGGGAAGAGTGTGGGGTTGATAGAGGGTGTGAAGCAGTGTGAACAAGACAGTGTTGGGTTGCAGGAAATAGTGCTACATTTTTCTTAGAAACCATGTGGGTGTCTGTCACTACCAGGCCTGGATATGGTACCCAACACGTTTGGGACTGAATGCGTATTCCCCTGTGGGGAGAAATATAGGAGGTAGAGACAGATGAGACATATGAGTGGGGACAAATCTCACAGGACAACAATCTTTGACATTTGACCCTTGGCATCCTTTCCATCATGTATCAAAGGCCATTGGAAGCTCATGGCGTTATGAAACTTTGTGCATGTGCgtttgtgcacatgtgtgtgcagTGCAATATTATGATAATGATAACCACAGATATGTCTCAAGTAAAGAAAACAGCAGTTGAGAAGAATGACTTGCTTTTCTACAGGAAGCAGGATAGGGAGGGATGATATGATCAGGCTGCCATGGggagaaacaaaaatattagAAAGATCAAGTAAAATttatgtgagtgagtgaatcACTGAGTGACCTTAAAAGGCCACACGGTGGTCTCGTTGGTGACTGAATGAGCAAGTGAATGGGGGCCTTGGGGTTATCTCTGTGAAGCGCCGCTGTATTTATAGATACTCTCAAAAAAGATTCCCTGTGCCCCCCCCTCACTTGCCCCTCCCCCCTTTCAATTAGCCCCTGATGGGTGGAGTAATGCAATCAGGAGTAACTACAGATCACTCGGAGCCTCCTCTCTCAGTCTGCCCCAGACTCCGCACAGGCACACACTCCTCAAACAGGAAGGTAAGACCCAACTCTGTTCAACTGCTCCGCTATCCATCCATTCACTCGTCCATCTTTCCACCCATTCATCCTTTCACTGGTCTTTATTCACCACATCTTCCATTCTCCGGGacacagctgctcactgtgctctGGCATCCTCCTGTCTGCCTCCCCACCCACTTGCTCATGTTCTCCCTCTTTCCCCCTGCACAGTACCTTCACCATTTAACGGCCACTTCTCTCTCCAAACTTTCTGTCCTCCAGTCTGTCTCAGAGACAGCCGGAGTTGCTCTTTTATTAAATAACTCTATCATCTATTTTTGTCCAAACAATGCACAACCTCTGTTTACCCCTGTTAGCGGAGCTCATTTCCAcccttctttcctcccttctcATCAAGCTCTCACACTTCCCTTCAGCAAAACTGTGTTGATAAAGGTGTCAGCTCCTTTCTTGCTGTTACACAGTTGTGGCTTCCATTTTGGCAAACTTGTTATTTTGTGGCTTTGCAGCATTTGACACATTTCACAGCATTTTGATGTGTTGCACTTCAGTATAAAATCTTGTAGTCACATTTTCCAAGTGCACAAAAAGTGCCTGTTAATACAATATTACAAAGGGACCTGAAAGGTTCCTGAAAATAACTCATTTTATAgtatgtgaaaggggtcaggttcaactgaaatatttgatttatactgcatttacttTGAATGTGATCTTGAATCAGGACTGAATAGGAACAACATACTTTGAATGTgtcaatttaacatttaatttcattatgCACTTAACAATGCTATGATTACTGGCTGTTGTTTGCACTTATTTAATTAACTGGGAATTTCTTCAGAACTGTTGCTTTGGAAGAGAAGATGTGACTTAAGCGAGCTGTTTAGAGGTCTCACTGTCAGAGAAAGCACTGGTTTACggttttcatttgcattcaAGATACGATAGaattgctttttcagtttgacaaaaaaatacaactcctttcaaaaactgaaaaacaaaccccttttttttttttaaatgcccaGAGAGTTGATTGTCTGGGTGAAAACAGTAGAACTTTCCAGGGATAGACCAGGCTGCACAGTGGTCAAACACTTGCCATTGCACTGCAAGACTCCCAGATGGGCAGCATCAAAGAGACCTCAGAAACTGGGAAACAGCTGCATGGCATGTCTGAATAGCTGAAGGTTCTATTTGTGACAGTTGAGAttatcctttttttatttttaggcatCAGATAAACCCTTATATAAGCTAGGTGAGTCATGGTGGGAGCTACAGACAATGAGGGAATGTGGGAGGGGTTGAGAATAACAGAAAGGACAGGCAGATTAACCCATCTCGCATTCAGCCAGATAAAAGATACTAACGGCTTGAATGGTGGGAACATCACAAATCACTCACAGATCTCATGTTGGACCACTGAGGTGGGATTACACAGAGATCACAAGTCCGGACTGTCCAAGCATAATAAAGCAGCAAGAAAGAGGAAAGCAGCTCAATTAAAAACAGTGATGCAAGATATTAAGAAGCAATGAATGAAACAATGGTTTGGAGGGAATATATGAATTTAGAGTTTTCCAGCGTTTTTTCCTAGCCTCCTTATATGGTCAAAGCTTTGCAGAGGAATCATTGCATATATAGTCACGTGAGTCTGGACTGGAGTATGCGTACGAGTTACAAACAAAAAGCCCGTAAACACTGCACGTACTGGTACACTGAACAACTACACTTTTACTCCCTCTGTTTTTCCTCATATCTTCTCTACGCCACTCACACagacccacatacacacactcaaatatCGCCCACGCTATCCTTGGTCAACAGACAGTAAGAGTATTTAGGCACACAGGTGGGATAACCAGGTGGCTTAACAGGCGGACCACAAACAGCTGCAGCTTGTGAGTAGCCATTATTACGAGTGCCATTCAAACccacttatacacacacacacacacacacacacacacacacacacacacacgtaaggGATACAGTGATCTGGTGCTGACAGCTGGATGTGAAGTGATGGATGGGTCAGTGTACAGTGGCATGGTGAGTGTTGGTATGCAACGGGGCAAAAGTCGACTGTCTCCAAGCAGGACTGATAGGAGTTATTTATATCCACCTCATCTGTCACCCTCTACTTCTGACATCGAGAACAAAATGAAAGACTGCTGagagatgggagagagagacgaAAGAAGGAAAATGCAACACGGAAAAACCCTGTAATGTGAAGGATCTTGATTGTGAATGTGTCCTAGAAAACATTTACTGCGTGGAATTTACGATCTCTGAGAAATCGCTCTTTGCTGAGTGTCAGTGTCACTGCAAAGATGTATTTGAACTGAGcagcaaaaagagaaaactgTCTACAAAAGCTTATTTAGGTGAAAGGATGTGGAAAATCTTATTCAATCATCCAGATAAAGCTGTTTCATATGTGGAATGAACCAGGTGTGGTAGCCAACCTCATGGCTGTTGGCATAAAAGTCACATAGTTTTGACGGAaaactctctctcctctcacttcctatgtctctttctctctctctcaggtgaGTGACCCTGGGTCAAAATGACCGAGCGCTACGACTGCCACTACTGCAAGGAATCCCTGTTTGGCAAGAAGTATGTTCTGAGAGAGGAGAATCCCTACTGTGTGAAATGTTATGAGAGTCTGTACTCCAACACCTGTGAGGAGTGCAAGAAGCCAATTGGCTGCAACACCAGGGTAAAGAGATGTCACTAAATACATCGTTCATATGAGCCCTAACATGCTCTTTATGTGGGTTCCTGTCTTGAACAGTAATTATCATCAAAGTCGGCCTAGCTCTAACTGCCCATGtgatgttatattattattatattttaatataggcctacacgtaatatgttgtgtgtgtagcatgaatgAACTACTACTacaatttgttttgttatgcagccttgtgctgtataatgactaataaactaccttgtaccttgaatGTTCTTCTAGGATCTGTCATACAAGGACCGTCACTGGCACGAGGACTGTTTCATGTGCTTCCAGTGCAAGCGCTCGCTGGTGGACAAGCCCTTCTCCACCAAGGATGAACAGCTCCTCTGTACAGAGTGCTACTCCAATGAGTATTCCTCCAAGTGCCATGAGTGCAAGAAAACCATCATGCCAGGTAGGAAGAAAGCCAcaaagagagcagcagaaaCCAAATTTTTACCAACCAAAAATCCTATTTCTGAAATAACAAAGCTTCTCACGTGTCACTCAAATTTATTGACAGTTTTTGTGAGTGAAAACCCCAAGTTAGACTGTTAATATCACATATATTAATACAATTGTTGGTAAAAATGTCTGCGCTTCACTAAGCAAAATATGCAATACATGTAAGTTGAAGTAAAACAACTACAATTTCAAACCATAACATCATGAGATGGAATCAGCTAAAGTCTAAGCAGATCTAGAGTAAGTGTCAGAATGGTGCATGTATGAATGGTTTATATATGATTGTCTCAAATCTAAATGCGCCAAATTACATTTTATGCACAACAAATCAGTGAAATTATGTTAAGGTCGGGTTAGTGTCAACTACTAAAGGACCAATATGGACTCAACATTTAGGAAATCCTAACATTTCTGCACATTTTACTAAAGAACAATAAAGTTAAGCTTAAGTATTTCCATGAAGTTGACTGACTGTTCTAAATGTAAACTTTTCTCAcaaaaaaccaaaataaataattgaatgtACATTgcacattttctattttcttattGCTGTTCTCTTTGCATCCGTTTACTAACTCCATCCATTCCCttactttctgtttctctgaagGCTCCAGAAAGATGGAGCACAAGGGGAACAGTTGGCATGAGACCTGTTTCACCTGCCAGAGATGCCAGCAGCCCATTGGCACCAAGAGCTTCATCCCTAAGGACAACCATAACTTCTGTGTGCCCTGCTATGAGAAGCAGTTTGCCATGCAGTGTGTGCACTGCAAGAAGGTAGGACACCCAATTGTACATATCATAAACTCTGAAGTGTAACTCATTTTTATAGTCGTACTTATTCTTCATTTTAACTCAAAGAACTGTGATTACACCCGTCTTTGTCACTCTTGTTCACTCTTATCAGCCCATCACCACTGGCGGGGTGACCTACCATGATCAGCCCTGGCACAAGGACTGCTTCCTGTGCACTAGCTGCAAGCAGCAGCTGTCCGGCCAGAGGTTTACCTCTAGAGATGACTTTGCCTACTGTCTCAACTGCTTCTGCAACCTTTATGCCAAGAAGTGTGCCTCCTGCACCACCCCCATTAGCGGTAATCACAATTTATCTCTCCCTGATATGTCCCTAACTCTAAAAAAGTTTTGTTCATCAAATGTTTCTCAGTTGTTTTGACTTGGGACTCATTCTTCTCTTTCAGGCCTTGGAGGCAGCAAGTACATTTCCTTTGAGGAACGCCAGTGGCACAATGACTGCTTCAACTGCAAAAAGTGCTCCGTGTCCCTGGTTGGCCGTGGCTTCCTAACCGAACGTGACGATATCCTGTGCCCAGAGTGCGGCAAGGACATCTAATTCGGTCTGAGGGACGATGGATACAATGATTGGATGACCATGTTATGATAGAGAAATGACATAGATACAAAAAATACTATCAGAGCTCAGCATCCATAGCATATTTACAACCTAGCATTAACTATGAATGTGTATTGTTTGATTCGAAGAAATACAAACTACTAACAGTGTTATTTGAATTTAGAAagtttatttaagttaaatgttCACTCTTTGAGAAAAGGTCTATACTAATAAAATAACTGTTGTCAGTTATGTGAAAGACCTTTGCTTATGAAACAGCAGCATGTTTGGATTTAGACACGGTCTAtggcattttgaaataaatctacaatatTTATGTAGACTATCCACTTTGAAGTGTAATGATTACTGCTTTGTGCATGAACTAGCTTGATGCTGTAAGAAGTAGAGGTTTTGTGAATTAATTCTGCTATTACCAATTAAATATATTGaaactgtgtttctttttgctCTTATAATTGGAATGCATAAATCTAGCAATTGTGCATGAAATCACATGAATTTCCAGGGGGGACGGGACAAAGGGTTCAAAATGTTTCTATTAAGCAACCGTGAGAGCAGAAACTGTACACACATTAAATACAAAAGTTAGTAAAGATTGGTGAGTCTAGGATAAATTTAgatttcctttattattttttaccacAATGTTAGTTTAGACTGTAGAATGTTTTAAGTGCTGTATGTTACAATACCGTCATATAATGTGGGCCACAAAGCTGCTAACATTTCTACTGTAATTAAATCAACAAAAGTGATTCATCGTATTGAGACAATTTATTTAGAAAACTGTTGGTACAAACATGACACCAAATTGAAAAAATGGATTCAAATTTGTAATGCTGATTTACTCTACATCCATTTCAAACATACTAACTGCAAAGTCAATTTATCCACAAttccaaataaatatatttcacaaaGTCAATATTCTTGGTTAAGTCCATaatcctttttttgtctgaatTATTAAAAGGTGATATTCAGGTGTTATCTGCTTCCTCTGTCAAAACGGCTATTTAGTAGTGGATTATGATCCAGCTGTAGAGGAAAATCATTCATCTCAATGTCATGTGCAACGTATGCACAATAACCGCTTGACACTAATATTTAAAAACTTGAACCTGAACAACTTGTGAAACAGTACAGGTTTGAACAAAGCCGAACATCAGAGGAATGGAGTTCATTGAGAACAAAAATGACACCTACTACTGGCACAAAATGTTAAGTGTACACCCACACTTGAAAGGTTATGCTCAGCATAATCTGTGGtttgtattcttttaaaaaggtACACCAGAGACACTCATTATGCATTCACAATGTCCCTTAAATATGTCCATCATTTTGACAGTCACAATCTCATActacctaaccctaacccattcCAGTTATGGGATTAACGGttacaacattttaaacaaaatttagGCAAGAAACTCAAACCGGTACTGCAGGCCCTCTTACCAAAACCACAGAAACAGAACATCAACAATCATAATTTCTATAAAtggcttttcaaaaaacaaaagtcatgtTGCATGTTCTGTCCTCTAGAAAGTCCATGTGTGGGACCTGAGGAGAGTTTCTCGTCATTGCTGGTAAGGGCACTTGAGGTTGTGGAGAGCAACAAGAAAGCATGTGACTTCAAAAGCAGGTTTGTCTTCAGGGCAACACCCAATCCTCTAAGCTCTCAGAACTGAACGAGAGCTGCAAGGTGGCCTTAACGCACAGGTAAAAGGGTTTTCATCCCTTTGATGCCATGGGATAACTGTGATGGTGGTTAGAGTGCACAGGTAGTGGGCAATAACATTTGGTGGGAGGGGGAGTGATCTGTTCTCCAGGGCCTGAGCTCCCATCAGGTCTGTGTGAGTAGGGACCAGAGGTCAGGGCCATGTCACATGCTGGATCTTTTTCTTCTCCGGAGACTTCACTGCACCCTGAAGAGATGACACATCAACAGGTTGGACCAATAATTAATGCAACATATAATGTACTGCAATCTGTTACTGACCAATTGGCATACCATTATCAGTGATTTGACATATGAAAGATGACTGAAAAGATTTGAATTACAAAGACATAGTTTTTCTTTGTGACAGTTAAAGCTCTGTTGCATGAATTACATGAACATTATAAAGCAGTAAATCATTACATTGAGACCAATTCCcacttttctttaaataaattgtttgatattttaggggtatgtttttgtctttatttacacATCGATTGTAGTCTTTTCAATACATTGTATATCGAAGAATCACCTCTATTGTGAAAGTATTGTATCAGCATttgtcatatactgtatgttttccaCCCAGAATTACaagacaaacatttaaatacaagaaatatattatatagaatattaataattatgCACATTCTCCTTGAATCACACAGAACATTTGGGTGTAACGCATAACTGAGGACAAAAAGTTCCTACCGAGCTGTTTGCTTCTTGTTTGAGGTTTGCGGTGTCAGTGCTGTGGTGAACGGATGAGgaacaggaagaagaagaggacgaTGTGTTTCCAGAGAGCCTGCGGATGGGGTTCAACAGGTTTGCAGTAGGGGGAGGTTTTAACCTGTCGGTGATTCCCGATGATACAGTGGTTCCCTCTAGTTTCTTTACTTTTAGTGGGCCAGATTGAGAGGAACTGCCATCAAACACAATCAGATGCCTTTTCCTATTGTGGTCGTTACTTGAACTGGAAATGACCAgacaacaatgacaacaataaTCAATAGTTTATACTCACATGGATTAAAGCCATGTTGATAGTAAGGGCTCTATTCTGGAGCAGGTGCACAGGAGGCACACAAATTGTATTCCCTCGCCT is part of the Micropterus dolomieu isolate WLL.071019.BEF.003 ecotype Adirondacks linkage group LG07, ASM2129224v1, whole genome shotgun sequence genome and harbors:
- the fhl2a gene encoding four and a half LIM domains protein 2a isoform X2, translated to MKLTDCSKCSRKMEHKGNSWHETCFTCQRCQQPIGTKSFIPKDNHNFCVPCYEKQFAMQCVHCKKPITTGGVTYHDQPWHKDCFLCTSCKQQLSGQRFTSRDDFAYCLNCFCNLYAKKCASCTTPISGLGGSKYISFEERQWHNDCFNCKKCSVSLVGRGFLTERDDILCPECGKDI
- the lg07h2orf49 gene encoding ashwin, whose amino-acid sequence is MATSTGQDVKSVCTTDVDLLLHPELLSQEFMQLILSEKNVGTRDGESRDRLTELYLRHVIPLPQRTLPTSRWGKRMEKSRGRQTATNMSDSSSNDHNRKRHLIVFDGSSSQSGPLKVKKLEGTTVSSGITDRLKPPPTANLLNPIRRLSGNTSSSSSSCSSSVHHSTDTANLKQEANSSGAVKSPEKKKIQHVTWP
- the fhl2a gene encoding four and a half LIM domains protein 2a isoform X3, whose translation is MEHKGNSWHETCFTCQRCQQPIGTKSFIPKDNHNFCVPCYEKQFAMQCVHCKKPITTGGVTYHDQPWHKDCFLCTSCKQQLSGQRFTSRDDFAYCLNCFCNLYAKKCASCTTPISGLGGSKYISFEERQWHNDCFNCKKCSVSLVGRGFLTERDDILCPECGKDI
- the fhl2a gene encoding four and a half LIM domains protein 2a isoform X1 → MTERYDCHYCKESLFGKKYVLREENPYCVKCYESLYSNTCEECKKPIGCNTRDLSYKDRHWHEDCFMCFQCKRSLVDKPFSTKDEQLLCTECYSNEYSSKCHECKKTIMPGSRKMEHKGNSWHETCFTCQRCQQPIGTKSFIPKDNHNFCVPCYEKQFAMQCVHCKKPITTGGVTYHDQPWHKDCFLCTSCKQQLSGQRFTSRDDFAYCLNCFCNLYAKKCASCTTPISGLGGSKYISFEERQWHNDCFNCKKCSVSLVGRGFLTERDDILCPECGKDI